From Daucus carota subsp. sativus chromosome 6, DH1 v3.0, whole genome shotgun sequence:
GGAATAGATACGAGTTAGGCCTCATAGAGTTCGTAAATGCATGAAATATTGAGCTCCATTAGTtgtgtagttacttttttagttttgtgcAAAGTCACATTTTTGATGTGATAGTCGTATTTGTTAGGGTTGAACAATGCAACATATCAGATTCACTGTTAAAGATCATATCAGATATTTGATATTATGAATTATGAAAAGACTATTATGGTTCTAGATTCATTTAATTGAATATTAACTTTAACCATATTACATTGGATTATTCGGTTccgaattaattatattttttaaatttaatttgtaaatcattaatcaatttaattgtagtttgacACATTATATTTAACTTAATTAATATGTTATGTATTGATTGTTggcatatcaaaaattaaaattttaagactttaatacaaatcacttgttttttttaattttagtttaaccaagtaaaatttataacttaattctttttagtaggtctCATAAACCTTTTCTTCTATTATCtaattgatttttgattaacaatataggaTTTCCCAAAATTCACCATTACATcacaagttatatataatatttcaaatttatatttcatcaATAATGGTATCTTTGGGAACTTAGATTTCACTTGAAATCTTAGATTTGATCAAATGATCTGTTTGGAAATATTATGAATTcggatttcatttaaaatccagAACATTCAAGTATTTGTATAaacttgagaatttgaaatgacaactcaaatccattcattttaaatccatcatttgaaatgaaatgcaggTTTCCAAACGATCTCTCTTAcattatttagatatattttttgacatcaaatttgatgtctttgtcaCTATTTtcatatctataattttttttattttttttattaacacaTCGAATTTTGAAATCAttagtttaaaaataaaaaataatttaaataataatattctttCATTTACATTATTTCTCATTCCCCATAACAATATTGTATTCACtctataaataatcttttataataaaataattaatatgacataTAGTTATGGTTGAAGTCCATCAATTTTTTTCTGTCAAAGATGTAAGCGCTGATTTGATATGTACTTATTGAAACACCAGATTTTGTGCATATTTCTCAAATTCATGACCTAAATTTTTTGTAAGTAACTATCACTGTGAGATTTaaattcattcatttttttaagaacaagaattatatccaaattttatatcaaattaatggAGCAGATAAAAAATAGTCACCTTTTTAAGGAAGCCATAGATGGATTGAGAAGTTATGGTGTCGCTGGTTTTGTAGCCATCCTTAGTTTTTGCATAAGAAAAGCCAGAACCAGATGCATCCACAAATATGACGCTGGCCACCTGCAAACCATGTGCGTGTTATGCAAGTCTGGATATGTAAatttaaaactcctttaattcCGGTTCATCAGCACAAAATACAATGTTCTTTGAATCTCTAATACTTTACTATCCTGTACCTTCGTCCATGAATATGGATTATCCAACAGTCGTGGTAATGTACTCTCGTAGTCAAATCTCAAGGGTCCTACGTTAAACACAGACGTAGAAATCACTTAGCAGTTAGCtcttcatataaatatattttatagacaAGGTCCGGTAACAGATCTAATAGTAtaattacaagttgtttcacatTTTTCCGATTAGACCTAATTTTAGCAGTACCATGTATTTAAAACGACATAGttttttaataaagaaaatctgaatacaaataattatgttatatttttattcataacataTATGTGATGTCTTAACAAATCACTTACGAAGATTAGTTGTAGTATTAGATTAACATAcataagaaaaaagtagtagCTAGGTTTTTACCAAGTTGATTAAAGAAGGGTCGGAGAGCAGCACAGCCAGGTCCACCTGTAATCCATATCAAGATAGGATCATCGACCGGATTGCGCTCCGACTCCACAAAGTAGTAAAACAACTGCAGATCATCTTGCTCCCCGACTCCCACGTATCTGTCAAACAGTGCACGACATTAGTTTCTGACTTTCTGTTAAATATTATCATGGCGTTTCCACAATTATGCTGTCTACATAGACCATATATATAGAATTCTACATACCCCGTTTCGAGCTTAAATGGCAATTTGCCAGAATACCCTGGAAGAGAAGTGATGAATGACTGTGAAAACGAAAGTTGGAAAAGATTTATGTGGAGAACGTAGAGAACCAAAACAAAAGAGAGTGTTTTCATGGTATGTTTTGTTATGGCTAAAATGCCTTAAAGTGGAAATCTTTTAATGTGAAACCAGAATCTGCGATATCTATATACAGGATACTTACTCCTTGGGAAGCGGAACTCGCACACACTTTTGACTTTGATCATTAAATTAACAGGAGAGAAGGTTAGGAACTCACTTACCAGTCTCCCCGTAAGTGTTTGGTGGGAAACTAAACTATACTCCTATATTATTGGGTGTAAGAATAAAACTGATTCAGATTAGTGTAAGGTgatgtttaaataattttcaaattttggaaaagaaacatgatttcataatttttattgagcaattatgatttttcaaaaCGAATTTTCGAATAATTGATTGGGTATCATACCACGACTGTTATGTGTAGTAGCATTTCTGTTATCATATTCATAAGAGCAAGTCGAACGATGTTCTAGctcaaatcttaaatataatataaacaatgatATCCTAGtgaatttgaatatatttaactaatttCGATTTTAACAATgtgtattattaaaaaatttctttcatcACTAAAggacaatataaaataaaaagagaaagagagaatgtgtaatagtttattataaaatatagaaaatgTCAATGAAAATGGCGCcttaaaaattaggtcgaaaaTGTTATCCTAGTGATATAAGAAATCACTAGAATATTATTGGATTAAGTTTTTATACTCAATACCCTAAGTTATAATCCTCGACATCATACAGACATCTCTTGGACTTGCATAAGTCAGAATATGATGAGGCTAACAATCAAATATGCAAGTATCCAATTCAACCAAACAATATATTAAAGTCTATTTGTGTGGTTTTAAATCAGGACTTTaaactatatattttcaaatatttatttgtctAATAAATTAGAAACGGGCTTAACATTCAAAATAAGTCAGAAACTACTTGAAACCAGAAGTTAGATtgagttattttttttagtgatttaatcttttcaaaccttttttttaataaaaattacccATAAATCCTAAATTATCCATAAAtcagttttttatattataacattttaaattcacatgtcattaataagtcaaactaattaatataagaGGTCACTCAGTTTGGATGAGTGATAGCTGCTTTTTCACAATCAAGTCATCGAGGGGAATGCAGGTTACTTCCGTCCAGCAGATTTATTTTAGTTCGGGATCTACAAGACTAACACAAACAATCTGAATAGCTGAACCATTTCATCATGTCGCGTTAAAGGGGTGACAAATGACCCCGAAGAAAGGAATGATTGGAAAAGGGTTTTGcgaacaaaattcaaaaatatttataatgacaTGTTGATAATTAGGAGGGGCATGTATTAAAGATgtctaataaatatattaaagcaTTAAGGAACCCTAAGCCCCATGCTCAATTGTGCCCAAGAAGATGTCTTAATTGTTGACACTATAAAGGGGTCGTTTATGATCAAACCACCTATTGACCATAGCCAGACATTCTTCAGGCTTAAACTCTTGAGCTGCATGACCTGCACCCTGTCAAAGTCAGGCACAGAAAATGTTTGAATTTGTGAGGAAATCATTATTTAGATTAGCAATACTTTGCGCGCAGGTGGTATTTCGATCAAACAGATAAACTATTTTCAGGAATTATATGTACAAAActtcattaattaattaaatacatattttcgtACCTTAACAGTCGCAAATGTTAATGAAAAGTTATCATGTGAAAACGACTCAGTGTATCTGTAAAAGATTAAGAACATATATGCAAACTTAGGATCGAGAAAGTTAAAATCGAGAATCTTTTTAAACccatttttattgaaaaacataCCCTGCTACTTGTTGCTTGACAAACCATGGGGCCCAGGTACTATCAACATCTAAATTCAGATTGTGTATCCACTGCTTAGTGCCTAAGTGCGGAAAGATCATGTCGTGATCCCCACTGTTTTATGAAACATTACAAGTATTAGCCCAAACACGCTCTTGGTAAATAATAGTTTATCACAAAAACTAACAAAAATCCAAATGCTACCAGTATATATGATAAGAAAAACAATCATTGGGACAAAGTTTACCTTATTATAAGAGCTCGACATTTTTTTCTGGTAAAGTTTCGATAATTACCAAGAGTACTAGAGACATCGTATGCATAGTTAACAGTATCATTTTTACCAAGAAAATAGTGATCAGCATTGCATCTAACCCACTCTCCAATAGTTCCCTGTTGTTTATGAGAAATTAGTTTAGAATTAAGATTCTGCGAAACAAGAGTCGCTAACTCATACATATATGCCATACCTCCCGGATATTCAGTGCTTTTCGTACCGATGGAACATTTGCCCAAACGTCAGTATACAAGTAAGTATTATCCTAAACACAAAAGGATATAAGAGAATTTAGAAATCAACTTACTTCTTACCTTTTCACTTAATTTTAAGAGAATTTATAAAGCAGCTTGATTCTTACTCCCTTCACTTAATCTTTATTTCCTTGTGAGTATATTAAAAGCCATTGTTTCATGTCATTAAAGTTTAAAAGATATAAATTTCATAATGAAAGATACCCGACACCATTGTTGGCCCTTCAATCTCCTGGTGCTGGTCTCTGGAGTGCAAATGGGTTCCAATATGTGAAACATATACACGTCCTCTAGGCACTGCATATGAAATTGTATACAAATATGTAAATGGTAATAATAAATTGTCTGAATCTCTGAAACTAGCTAGTAATAATTATAATCAAGAAAATTAGCTTAATATAAGAACTAAATTCAGGTTTGTAACCTCATCGACGTTTTGGAGATCACTTTGACATAATTTGTTGTCTGCATGAACATTCACGTATTCACCATTGCAATTCGCTTTTGTTGActgaaaaaacaaataaattttttagattCTGTTTCAATGATTATATCTCCTATACAGTAGTATCACAGAAGATCGAGTCCGAGTAAATGAATATTATTCGATCCACAACGTTGAGAAATACTCTCTCCATTCCAAATTAGACTTTAAGTTTCATTGACCAAATagctatattatttatttttaaaattttatttttacaaataaaaattaagatattaaattattatttacaaaaggaaaattaaaaaaaataaatttcgaaacATTCAATACACCTTAAATTACATGCTCAAGATCGACTAGCTCATCTATTTTATAcagggagggagtaatataaccAGGTATCCTTTACCTTTGGTCTTAAAATCAAGTTAAATACCACATTTTCCAAAGTaaccatattaattatgtaCTTCGGTAGGTGTTGCCAATTTTTGACCTACACAATAAACTAAGACAAAACTGAAATCAAGGAATTTTCTATTTTGAGACAAATCTGATGTTCGGTGCATGTGACCCCGAGTGCTTAATAATCTCCGTTTGAAAATATACAGGTCGTTTGGTTTTTCGACACAAATTTTTAAGTTGTTTGACTGATtagttaaaattgttatttttaaaatataacaatttatgaattataaaattaatcatatatttttatttaagaaaagaaaattttgataataataattttaactatacagTCAAGGAAATTAgaagtgtgtgtcaaaaagtcagACGATCATATTTCAAAACTGAGAAGATATACTATATAGGTTAAACAGAGCGAGTATATACTGCCTCCGTTTCGATTTAAATGTCCACTTTTAAggaaaaatttgtttcaaattagttttccacttcaacttgcaatgcaaaatcatatttttaaagtaCTTAattctacttcacatatcttttattcatagatcaatctcattccacatatatattttggtcatttaatgcaattaatttgtgaacatttatttttcttaaaatatgtgatttttttaaaatggatatctaatttgaaacggagagagtaGCCTCTGAGTAACTCGTTTTTGCGATTAACACAATACTCTAAACAGAAATGTATACAATACTCTAAACAGAAATGTATACGATTGGGTGACAATCATCTCATGAAGTTATAGACAAAAATCCATAAAAGGAAAGAACAAAGGGGGAGAATGTAATACTACTGTATTGTGTTTTCTCATAATGCAAAATACATGCATGAAGgggaagaagaaagaaaagttTTAGTAAAGCTAGATGACAgagaacagaaaatatatcagtCTCACAATCAATATAGAGAATCATCACAATgctaaaaaaatgttaaatggTGTTGTTTCAATATTTGCTAACCTTTACCTCATAAATTTCATATGATAGAAGCGCCACCTTGTGAGCATAAGGAATCCGGGCGTTGAAGTCGAGGTGCCTATCTGTTAGCGGGTTTCCAATAATATAGCCCTGAGCGGATATCAACTcgattcagaaaaaaaaaaaaaacaccaaacAAGCTGATAAAGAATAGACAAATTACATACTGCAATATTAATTCTCGGCTCATTTCCAGCTTCGTTACCTAAAACAATTTACTGCTTTAATAAGAtatttatacaataaaataattaaagcaTTTGGGTATAGAGTTTGAGCAGCCACACCGTCAAATGTCTCTTGAACGATAAGTGGAATAGTTATTCCTGAGTAGGATAAACCAGTGACGTAGAAAGGATTGCTGATAAACTTGGGATGAT
This genomic window contains:
- the LOC108224699 gene encoding serine carboxypeptidase-like 2; amino-acid sequence: MTNHTKFISSVLLLFVVVSYIPNPTSSQTIVKALPGFPGELPFKLETGYVEVGEKEDVVLFYYFVESERNPKTDPLLIWIAGGPGCSALRSFFFQIGPFTIEYSDSSKEIPDLHLNPYSWTKLANVIFLDAPTSGFSYAKSPETYTNSDTLSAKYTYQFLLKWLENHPKFISNPFYVTGLSYSGITIPLIVQETFDGNEAGNEPRINIAGYIIGNPLTDRHLDFNARIPYAHKVALLSYEIYESTKANCNGEYVNVHADNKLCQSDLQNVDECLEDVYMFHILEPICTPETSTRRLKGQQWCRDNTYLYTDVWANVPSVRKALNIREGTIGEWVRCNADHYFLGKNDTVNYAYDVSSTLGNYRNFTRKKCRALIISGDHDMIFPHLGTKQWIHNLNLDVDSTWAPWFVKQQVAGYTESFSHDNFSLTFATVKGAGHAAQEFKPEECLAMVNRWFDHKRPLYSVNN